One region of Pongo pygmaeus isolate AG05252 chromosome 21, NHGRI_mPonPyg2-v2.0_pri, whole genome shotgun sequence genomic DNA includes:
- the TM9SF4 gene encoding transmembrane 9 superfamily member 4 isoform X4, whose product MATAMDWLPWSLLLFSLICETSAFYVPGVAPINFHQNDPVEIKAVKLTSSRTQLPYEYYSLPFCQPSKITYKAENLGEVLRGDRIVNTPFQVLMNSEKKCEVLCSQSNKPVTLTVEQSRLVAERITEDYYVHLIADNLPVATRLELYSNRDSDDKKKEKDVQFEHGYRLGFTDVNKIYLHNHLSFILYYHREDMEEDQEHTYRVVRFEVIPQSIRLEDLKADEKSSCTLPEGTNSSPQEIDPTKENQLYFTYSVHWEESDIKWASRWDTYLTMSDVQIHWFSIINSVVVVFFLSGILSMIIIRTLRKDIANYNKEDDIEDTMEESGWKLVHGDVFRPPQYPMILSSLLGSGIQLFCMILIVIFVAMLGMLSPSSRGALMTTACFLFMFMGVFGGFSAGRLYRTLKGHRWKKGAFCTATLYPGVVFGICFVLNCFIWGKHSSGAHPHGWDLALRRHVHRALLHLQCYLGESVLLPLWLPVPCFHHPGGILFTNQHRHGVLPAMCRGLPLVVEKFPSLRGLCILRPGLCHLLFR is encoded by the exons GATTGGTTGCCGTGGTCTTTACTGCTTTTCTCCCTGATATGTGAAACAAGCGCCTTCTATGTGCCTGGGGTCGCGCCTATCAACTTCCACCAGAACGATCCCGTAGAAATCAAG GCTGTGAAGCTCACCAGCTCTCGAACCCAGCTACCTTATGAATACTATTCACTGCCCTTCTGCCAGCCCAGCAAGATAACCTACAAGGCAGAGAATCTGG GAGAGGTGCTGAGAGGGGACCGGATTGTCAACACCCCTTTCCAGGTTCTCATGAACAGTGAGAAGAAATGTGAAGTTCTGTGCAGCCAGTCCAACAAGCCAGTGACCCTGACAGTGGAGCAGAGCCGACTCGTGGCCGAGCGGATCACAGAAGACTACTACGTCCACCT CATTGCTGACAACCTGCCTGTGGCCACCCGGCTGGAGCTCTACTCCAACCGAGACAGCGATgacaagaagaaggaaaaagatgtgCAGTTTGAACACGGCTACCGGCTCGGCTTCACAGATGTCAACAAG ATCTACCTGCACAACCACCTCTCATTCATCCTTTACTATCATCGGGAGGACATGGAGGAGGACCAGGAGCACACGTACCGTGTCGTCCGCTTCGAGGTGATTCCCCAGAGCATCAGGCTGGAGG ACCTCAAAGCAGATGAGAAGAGTTCGTGCACTCTGCCCGAGGGTACCAACTCCTCGCCCCAAGAAATTGACCCCACCAAGGAGAATCAGCTGTACTTCACCTACTCTGTCCACTGGGAG GAAAGTGACATCAAATGGGCGTCTCGCTGGGACACTTACCTGACCATGAGTGACGTCCAGATCCATTGGTTTTCTATCATTAACTCCGTTGTTGTGGTCTTCTTCCTGTCAG GTATCCTGAGCATGATTATCATTCGGACCCTCCGGAAGGACATTGCCAACTACAACAAGGAGGATGACATT GAAGACACCATGGAGGAGTCTGGGTGGAAGCTGGTGCACGGCGACGTCTTCAGGCCCCCACAGTACCCCATGATCCTCAGCTCCCTGCTGGGCTCAGGCATTCAGCTGTTCTGTATGATCCTCATCGTCATCT ttGTAGCCATGCTTGGGATGCTGTCGCCCTCCAGCCGGGGAGCTCTCATGACCACAGCCTGCTTCCTCTTCATGTTCATGGG GGTGTTTGGCGGATTTTCTGCTGGCCGTCTGTACCGCACTCTAAAAGGCCATCGGTGGAAGAAAGGAGCCTTCTGT ACGGCAACTCTGTACCCTGGTGTGGTTTTTGGCATCTGCTTCGTGTTGAATTGCTTCATTTGGGGAAAGCACTCATCAGGAGCG CATCCTCATGGCTGGGATCTTGCCCTTCGGCGCCATGTTCATCGAGCTCTTCTTCATCTTCAGT GCTATCTGGGAGAATCAGTTCTATTACCTCTTTGGCTTCCTGTTCCTTGTTTTCATCATCCTGGTGGTATCCTGTTCACAAATCAGCATCGTCATGGTGTACTTCCAGCTATGTGCAGAG